A region of Silurus meridionalis isolate SWU-2019-XX chromosome 17, ASM1480568v1, whole genome shotgun sequence DNA encodes the following proteins:
- the mrps27 gene encoding 28S ribosomal protein S27, mitochondrial, producing MAASILQRCVLSVRTSPKCLTLCLSGRRCLLSSAYTDTRVWEQREHDPQNLAKLASLMDKTYEKKLPVSSLTISRFVDNISSREEIDQAEYYLYKFRHSPNCWYLRDWTIHSWFRQCVKYGARDRALYTLKNKVQFGMFPDEFTFNILIDSYLKDEDYKGACAVVEEVMLQEAFDLPTTQILSLFALSKYLATKPDISWQQERNIGATLLLAGLKQENSVGFSAQLLGHAFIGKVELARGIHAVFHNMPLMWTPGYLGKGLAVMERVCNDAGDMKLCKEILDYMQMVLQELKSTLASEAAPEQAAENQPVFIDEEDELERAKLPQYIDRFKELNEQLHTQGKVETRGLDKLVSILAEEKLRTSEELDVAQYEKNVQAWETERIQLVRREEMMRRKAEQEHLATKTTQAAQ from the exons ATGGCTGCCTCCATCCTGCAACGCTGTGTCCTGTCTGTCAGGACTTCACCGAAATGTTTGACTCTGTGCTTAAGTG GCAGAAGATGTCTGCTCTCGTCGGCATACACAGACACCAGAGTGTGGGAGCAAAGAGAACACGACCCCCAAAACCTTG cTAAGCTGGCCTCTCTTATGGACAAGACATATGAGAAAAAGCTTCCAGTGAGCTCTTTGACAATATCCCGG tttgtagACAATATATCATCTAGAGAGGAAATTGATCAAGCAGAATATTACTTATATAA GTTTCGACACAGTCCAAACTGCTGGTATCTCCGTGACTGGACCATTCATAGCTGGTTTCGCCAATGTGTTAAATATGGAGCCAGAGACAGAGCCCTGTACACACTAAAAAATAAG GTACAATTTGGGATGTTTCCAGATGAGTTCACATTTAATATCCTGATTGACTCTTACCTAAAAGATGAAGACTATAAAG gaGCTTGTGCAGTTGTCGAGGAGGTGATGCTTCAGGAAGCTTTTGACCTCCCCACCACACAGATCTTATCCCTTTTTGCCTTGAGCAAATATTTAGCAACCAAGCCAGACATCAGC TGGCAGCAGGAGAGGAACATTGGAGCAACTCTTCTGCTGGCTGGACTGAAGCAGGAAAATTCTGTTGGCTTTAGTGCTCAGTTACTTGGTCATGCATTCATCG GCAAGGTAGAGCTAGCCAGAGGAATCCATGCGGTGTTTCACAATATGCCCTTGATGTGGACTCCTGGTTATCTTGGTAAAGGCCTGGCTGTTATGGAGAGAGTGTGCAATGATGCTGGAGATATGAAACTATGCAAGGAAATT cTGGACTACATGCAGATGGTGCTACAGGAACTCAAGTCAACACTTGCCTCTGAAGCAGCACCAGAGCAAGCTGCAGAAAACCAGCCTGTGTTCATAGATGAAGAAGATGAACTTGAAAGAGCCAAACTACCACAGTATATCGATAGGTTCAAG GAGCTGAATGAACAGCTGCACACACAGGGGAAAGTTGAGACGCGTGGTCTGGACAAGCTTGTGTCCATCCTGGCTGAAGAGAAACTGAGGACCAGTGAGGAGCTAGATGTGGCTCAGTATGAGAAGAATGTGCAGGCCTGGGAAACAGAGCGCATACAACTTGTCCGGAGAGAGGAAATGATGAGAAGAAAAGCAGAACAGGAGCATTTGGCCACCAAAACAACCCAGGCAGCTCAGTGA